A window of the Harmonia axyridis chromosome 5, icHarAxyr1.1, whole genome shotgun sequence genome harbors these coding sequences:
- the LOC123680854 gene encoding uncharacterized protein LOC123680854, with amino-acid sequence MCRSPAANIRNIRRSLQRRSSIRAPQIRLEESDETEQMGEPNILDEVTDDTFNLFQEIRLKWEGTAFEVRPKISRLKNNPESRNLMQLLDAFLKDTIQASANLEELSHIVYSAAITANTIQQTASKIRQRGHNQQGKPPWESRLEEKIKRLRKEIGSLQAFLNSQRPSRKLEKKVQEYARRLGLKRREVAYRVKLQTHLEMLKQKIAALGNRIRRYHKRTLRYRQNNLFANNQREFYRGLEKEKAEKTDSPTPDVMGEYWSKVWSQSTSHNENAA; translated from the coding sequence ATGTGCCGATCACCGGCGGCAAATATCCGCAATATCAGGAGAAGCTTACAAAGAAGAAGTTCTATAAGAGCACCACAAATCAGACTCGAAGAAAGCGATGAGACAGAGCAAATGGGGGAGCCGAACATACTGGATGAAGTAACTGATGATACATTCAATCTTTTCCAAGAAATCAGGCTCAAATGGGAGGGCACAGCCTTTGAGGTTAGACCAAAAATCTCTAGACTGAAAAATAACCCAGAATCAAGAAACTTGATGCAGCTTCTCGATGCTTTCTTGAAAGACACGATCCAGGCATCCGCGAATCTAGAAGAACTAAGCCATATTGTCTACAGCGCGGCTATCACAGCTAACACCATCCAACAAACTGCATCGAAAATAAGACAACGAGGGCATAACCAACAAGGGAAACCTCCTTGGGAGAGCAGACTGGAGGAGAAGATCAAGAGACTGAGGAAAGAAATAGGAAGTTTGCAAGCATTTCTGAACTCCCAGAGACCAAGCAGAAAATTAGAAAAGAAAGTACAGGAATATGCCAGAAGACTAGGACTGAAAAGAAGGGAAGTTGCTTATCGAGTAAAACTTCAAACTCACTTAGAGATGCTGAAACAAAAGATAGCTGCCCTGGGCAACAGAATAAGGAGGTACCACAAGAGAACCCTGAGATACCGGCAGAACAACCTCTTCGCCAACAACCAGAGGGAATTTTATAGAGGACTCGAAAAGGAAAAGGCAGAAAAAACAGATTCACCAACACCTGACGTGATGGGAGAGTACTGGTCGAAAGTGTGGTCTCAGAGCACCAGTCACAACGAGAATGCCGCCTGA